A stretch of Triticum aestivum cultivar Chinese Spring chromosome 1D, IWGSC CS RefSeq v2.1, whole genome shotgun sequence DNA encodes these proteins:
- the LOC123171423 gene encoding uncharacterized protein, with product MEAKLVLILAACILLSFISNKGHAQPCAPSDLLVNHTTMPGKVGGRPHYLMTVENRCVCTQLGVKLACAGLNSTVSVDPAGVVVPTGDDGALCTLNGGQPMHANETVLFVYASSMEISFRPVSSFLDCSIAPSPAPQAAP from the exons ATGGAGGCCAAGCTCGTACTGATCCTTGCAGCCTGTATCTTGCTTTCCTTCATCAGCAACAAAG GCCATGCGCAGCCGTGCGCACCGTCGGATCTCCTCGTCAACCACACCACCATGCCGGGGAAGGTCGGAGGGCGCCCGCACTACCTGATGACGGTGGAGAACAGGTGCGTCTGCACGCAGCTCGGCGTGAAGCTGGCGTGCGCGGGGCTCAACTCCACCGTCAGCGTCGACCCGGCCGGCGTGGTCGTGCCGACCGGGGACGACGGCGCGCTCTGCACTCTCAACGGCGGTCAGCCGATGCATGCGAACGAGACGGTCTTGTTCGTGTACGCTTCGAGCATGGAAATCAGCTTCAGGCCCGTCTCGTCGTTCCTCGACTGCTCCATAGCCCCCTCGCCGGCTCCGCAGGCTGCACCCTGA
- the LOC123171412 gene encoding uncharacterized protein At1g05835-like: protein MEAKLVVILAACLLISFSNGGDAQCTVKDLVVAQTTAPAQPGETYPKHVVTVKNTCVCMQLNVKMDCAGFDSSIDVIPADTITPDGDNALCTLNGGRPVYGNGTVTFSYAWSTDISFRPVSSYMECSVAP from the exons ATGGAGGCCAAGCTTGTAGTCATCCTTGCGGCCTGCTTGTTGATTTCCTTTAGCAATGGAG GAGACGCACAGTGCACAGTGAAAGACCTCGTCGTCGCCCAGACCACCGCGCCGGCGCAGCCCGGAGAGACGTACCCGAAGCACGTGGTGACGGTGAAGAACACTTGCGTCTGCATGCAGCTCAACGTGAAGATGGACTGCGCGGGGTTCGACTCCTCTATCGACGTCATCCCTGCTGACACGATCACGCCGGACGGCGACAATGCGCTCTGCACCCTCAATGGCGGTCGTCCGGTGTATGGAAACGGCACGGTCACGTTCAGCTACGCGTGGAGCACAGACATCAGCTTCCGGCCCGTCTCGTCGTACATGGAATGTTCCGTAGCACCATAA